The proteins below are encoded in one region of bacterium:
- a CDS encoding VOC family protein — protein MHSIINFHNASPILPVNNLEISIQYYSEKLGFMLDWKEPEIMASVSRGPCNLMLCEGDQGHSGTWVWIGVGDVEALHEEFKKSGTIIRNPPTNYYWAFEMQVQDPDGNVLRFGSDSKKGESYGPWLDMHGKYWPAQK, from the coding sequence ATGCATTCTATTATTAATTTCCATAATGCCTCGCCGATTTTGCCGGTAAATAATTTAGAAATTTCCATCCAATATTATTCCGAAAAGCTGGGATTTATGCTTGACTGGAAAGAGCCTGAGATCATGGCTTCGGTTTCCCGCGGGCCGTGTAATCTTATGTTGTGTGAAGGTGACCAAGGCCACTCAGGTACTTGGGTGTGGATCGGTGTTGGCGATGTGGAAGCACTGCACGAAGAATTTAAAAAATCCGGCACGATCATCCGTAACCCTCCGACCAATTACTATTGGGCATTCGAAATGCAAGTGCAGGATCCCGACGGCAACGTTTTACGTTTCGGATCCGATTCCAAGAAAGGCGAGTCTTACGGACCATGGCTCGATATGCATGGAAAATATTGGCCTGCACAAAAATAA